In Salinibaculum sp. SYNS191, the genomic window TACGAGTTGTTGGGAGTTTATTCGGTCGCGTCGAGTACCTCGTCGATGTCGCCGAGGCTCTCGACGACGAAATCGGGGGTGACGTCGCTGTCCCGGACGTCGTCGCGTCCACTGACGCCGGTCAGGACCAGCACCGTCGTCATCCCGGCCCGCTCGCCCATCGCCAGGTCCGTGCTCAGGCGGTCGCCGACGACGAGACACTCCTCTGCCGGGACGTCGAGGCGCTCCAGCGCCAGGTCCAGCGCCGCGTCGGAGGGCTTGCCGAGGAAGGCGTCCGGTTTCCGGCCCACCGCTGCGGCGAGAGCGTTTACCACGGCACCCGACCCGGGCACGACGCGGCCGTCGGCCTGCGGGAACGTCCGGTCGGGGTCGGTTCCCAGGAAGGCAGTATCCTCGTCGACGGCCTGGAGCGCGTCGTTCATGTGCTGGTAGCCGAACTCCGGCGTCCAGGAGCCGACCAGGACGTCCGTCCGGTCGGGGTCGGTCGTGAGCGAGAGGTCGGCGGCGCGGAGTTGCCGACGGAGGCCCGGTGCGCCGACCAGCATGATGTCGTCGGCCGCGTGGTGGCCCCGGAGGTACTCCGTCGTGGCGACGCCGGCGGAGCAGGCTTCACCGGGACGGACGTCCACGCCGAGGTCACGGAGGTGCTCGACGTAGGCGTCGCCGTCCTTCGTCGGGTTGTTCGAGAAGAAAAGCGGGGAGAGACCG contains:
- a CDS encoding HAD-IIA family hydrolase yields the protein MTLSGAIVDLDGTVYRGDQLLPGAADAVDRLRTAGLSPLFFSNNPTKDGDAYVEHLRDLGVDVRPGEACSAGVATTEYLRGHHAADDIMLVGAPGLRRQLRAADLSLTTDPDRTDVLVGSWTPEFGYQHMNDALQAVDEDTAFLGTDPDRTFPQADGRVVPGSGAVVNALAAAVGRKPDAFLGKPSDAALDLALERLDVPAEECLVVGDRLSTDLAMGERAGMTTVLVLTGVSGRDDVRDSDVTPDFVVESLGDIDEVLDATE